In Flavobacterium sp. CBA20B-1, one DNA window encodes the following:
- a CDS encoding AAA family ATPase, with amino-acid sequence MSTFYYIDRSNVTFEDFIASAEIKSHLMAFLHEQQFKNLFDQYKIPISNKLLLYGDSGTGKTMTAKVIANHLNKKLMIVNLATIISSKLGETAKNLDALFKESQYESMVLLLDEFDSLGQIRDYDNKDNSEMKRVVNAIIQLMDYFPQKSILIAATNQVQMIDEALKRRFEWQISYEKPSNELLDDLYDTLKVSIPEKYHPQKRLYQVSYAQAKDDFYKQVKQNIINEQLS; translated from the coding sequence ATGAGTACTTTTTATTATATTGATAGAAGCAATGTTACGTTTGAAGATTTCATTGCATCGGCTGAAATTAAAAGTCATTTAATGGCGTTTTTGCATGAGCAACAGTTTAAAAATTTGTTTGATCAATACAAAATACCTATATCGAACAAATTGTTGTTGTATGGCGACAGCGGTACAGGAAAAACCATGACAGCTAAAGTGATTGCCAATCATTTAAACAAAAAACTAATGATTGTAAATTTGGCAACCATTATTTCATCGAAATTAGGTGAAACAGCTAAAAATTTAGATGCGTTGTTCAAAGAATCGCAGTATGAAAGTATGGTTTTGTTGTTAGATGAATTTGATTCGTTAGGACAAATTCGCGATTACGATAACAAAGACAATTCAGAAATGAAACGCGTGGTAAATGCCATTATTCAATTAATGGATTATTTTCCGCAGAAATCGATTTTGATTGCAGCAACCAATCAAGTACAGATGATTGATGAAGCTTTGAAACGCAGATTTGAATGGCAAATTTCCTACGAAAAACCATCAAACGAATTATTAGATGATTTGTACGATACTCTTAAAGTTTCGATACCAGAGAAATATCATCCCCAAAAACGTTTGTATCAAGTATCGTATGCGCAGGCAAAAGACGATTTTTACAAACAAGTAAAGCAAAATATTATAAACGAACAATTGTCTTAA
- a CDS encoding TCR/Tet family MFS transporter, translating to MGSKKSAAIGFIFITMLIDIIGIGIIIPVIPKLLQELNHSDISEAAQLGGWLAFAYAFTQFLCAPLMGSLSDRYGRRPILLISLMAFAVDYLVLALAPSVPWLFVGRIVAGITGASISTAMAYISDVSTPENKAKNFGLVGAAFGIGFIIGPVIGGLLGQFGSRVPFYAAAALCFVNFVYGYFVLPESLQPDKRRSFEWKAANPVGSLLRLKKFPNIIGLVAAMFFMYFASHAVHGNWSFYTMYRYNWDERMVGISLGVIGLLVAIVQGGLVRYINPRIGNGKSILLGYSINCLGLILIAFASKEWMVFVFLIPYCLGGLAGPAIQSEITNHVPPNEQGQIQGTLASLNSATATFGPLVMTSIFYYFTHDSAPFIFPGAPFVLASILMLFAFRMAFKGLKKTQTI from the coding sequence ATGGGCTCTAAAAAGTCAGCTGCAATAGGTTTTATATTTATTACCATGTTAATTGATATTATTGGTATTGGTATTATTATTCCGGTAATTCCCAAATTATTACAAGAATTAAATCATTCCGATATTAGCGAAGCCGCACAGTTAGGTGGCTGGTTGGCATTTGCATACGCTTTCACGCAGTTTTTGTGTGCCCCACTCATGGGCAGTTTATCCGATCGATATGGAAGACGCCCTATTTTGTTGATCTCTTTAATGGCATTTGCAGTAGATTACTTAGTTTTGGCGTTAGCGCCTAGCGTTCCATGGCTTTTTGTAGGAAGAATTGTAGCCGGAATAACCGGAGCAAGCATCTCTACCGCAATGGCCTACATATCCGATGTAAGTACACCCGAAAATAAAGCCAAAAATTTTGGTTTGGTTGGGGCTGCGTTCGGAATTGGCTTTATCATTGGTCCGGTAATTGGTGGTTTGCTAGGGCAGTTTGGTTCACGCGTTCCGTTTTATGCTGCTGCGGCTTTGTGTTTTGTGAATTTTGTGTATGGATATTTTGTGCTACCTGAATCATTACAACCCGATAAGCGTAGAAGTTTTGAATGGAAAGCTGCCAACCCAGTTGGCTCTTTATTGCGCCTAAAAAAATTCCCGAATATTATTGGCCTAGTAGCTGCCATGTTTTTTATGTATTTTGCATCGCATGCCGTTCACGGAAATTGGAGTTTTTATACCATGTATCGATACAACTGGGACGAACGCATGGTGGGTATTTCACTAGGCGTTATTGGTTTGTTGGTTGCTATTGTGCAAGGTGGTTTGGTGCGATACATTAACCCACGTATTGGCAATGGGAAAAGTATTTTATTAGGCTATTCGATAAACTGTTTGGGTTTAATTTTAATTGCATTTGCATCAAAAGAATGGATGGTTTTTGTGTTTTTAATTCCTTATTGTTTAGGTGGATTAGCCGGTCCAGCCATTCAATCAGAAATTACCAATCACGTGCCACCAAACGAGCAAGGGCAAATTCAAGGAACATTGGCAAGCTTAAACAGTGCTACAGCTACATTTGGACCGTTGGTTATGACCAGTATTTTTTATTATTTTACGCACGATTCGGCTCCGTTTATCTTTCCGGGTGCACCCTTTGTTTTGGCATCTATTTTAATGCTATTCGCTTTTAGAATGGCATTTAAAGGTTTAAAGAAAACACAAACTATATAA